One Platichthys flesus chromosome 14, fPlaFle2.1, whole genome shotgun sequence genomic region harbors:
- the LOC133968507 gene encoding uncharacterized protein LOC133968507, whose translation MNPESSRTMEMAALGRPFSLGMLYDCRQDSLIPGLTLWNPDDLGKDMRQRPKPNSHFEIVASESIEDKSSALKVEASLKASFLGGLVEVEGSAKYLNDHKTSRNQARVTLKSETTTKFQELSMKHLGRGNVKHPYVFDKGLATHVVTAILYGAQAFFVFDREMSETEDHQDVQGNLKVAIKKIPCISIEGEGSLNMDDKDKANVEKFSCKFHGDFSLEKNPVSFQDAVQVYQSLPKLLGSNGEKAVPVKVWLLPLTSLDSTAAKLVRQISVGLVQEAQTVLEDFSELEMRCNDAMRTTTAQQFPQIGKKLRSFKEMCSVFKLEFQRTLSLKLPSIRGGGEEEAVLAEILMKRHSSPFNSKNLTEWMDCKEREISILKSFTKMMKNTKTISSQNGLDEEILSAEQVLCFVFTSLGNAESYLSALSKYLKGTTTPDDPQDPQTYDVEKEQWYLSNKVPDKMRKQAKLFSDFAEANKENMNIKFLIVGLTNKTQKGSSIYLYDEGSSLSENFEPPSKPESVKASDINHNSVTLKISPPRSGAENITSYSVEYSVHGEDGWTQKTASKDGDVTVSDLSPDTEYVFRCRAVTSVGVGPVNEVSGYIRTRPCSPPGEPRVEPNSSEITVSWQRPAELGQDVHILSYIVEYAQADKVRKAEDLQWNRTMSGAEKVIISELLSETEYVVRVRCDCGAAGRSKESISVNVCTTKRQFARLADYLKHTSKTKDCESPSVYKLSLKEEDIDIDGCRRYNLGEERMRQNRTIMLLGATGSGKSTLINGIINYIVGVEWRDNFRFKLIVEDQCRSQAESQTSAVTVYKLNHQEGFKIPFSLTVVDTPGFGDTRGVGRDKEITEQIRKLFISVHGVSEIDAVCFVTQASLARLTATQRYVFDSVLSLFGKDVAENIEMLVTFADGKQPPVLEAINTSGVPCPKNDFGLPVHFKFNNSALFADNRGSSDRACEEDSDDDHNFDEMFWNMGSKSMERFFTALGKMKTKSLQMTQEVLKERKQLETAVEGLQPQVKAGLAKLQQIKTTKEMIKQHESVMTSNENFEIETNFIQPVKKPLTNRGQFLTNCQRCSMTCHQPCAIEEDDRKSGCSSMDKDGRCTVCPGKCIWNVHFNQTYSWEYVPVKQKQTLQDIKSKYEKAKQEKFSVKELIERQEEEICHLQDMMVSLMDQSANSITRLQEIALRPNPLTTPDYIDMLIEGEKSEAKEGYQARIKSLETMKDRATIISKVAKRDKLNKTDEQLSEERQETKEKKGLLSKVVNFFGF comes from the exons ATGAATCCTGAGTCCAGCAGAACGATGGAGATGGCAGCACTCGGCCGGCCTTTCAGCCTCGGGATGCTGTACGACTGCCGCCAAGATTCTCTCATCCCTG GACTGACTCTGTGGAACCCCGATGATCTCGGAAAAGATATGAGACAAAGACCAAAACCTAACAGCCATTTTGAGATAGTTGCATCTGAATCGATTGAGGACAAATCTTCAGCACTAAAGGTTGAAGCTTCTCTGAAAGCAAGTTTCTTGGGTGGACTGGTTGAGGTGGAGGGATCGGCCAAATACCTGAATGATCACAAGACATCCAGAAATCAAGCCAGAGTAACACTGAAGTCTGAAACTACCACTAAGTTCCAGGAACTGTCCATGAAACATCTCGGAAGAGGCAACGTGAAACATCCGTATGTTTTTGACAAAGGATTGGCAACACATGTAGTCACAGCTATTCTTTATGGAGCACAAGCCTTCTTTGTGTTTGATCGTGAGATGTCAGAAACAGAAGATCATCAGGACGTTCAAGGCAACTTGAAAGTGGCCATCAAGAAGATCCCATGCATCTCTATAGAGGGGGAAGGTTCCCTGAACATGGATGACAAAGATAAGGCAAATGTTGAGAAGTTTTCTTGCAAGTTCCATGGCGACTTTTCTCTTGAAAAGAATCCTGTGTCCTTTCAGGATGCCGTACAGGTCTATCAAAGCCTGCCAAAACTACTGGGATCCAATGGGGAAAAAGCAGTTCCAGTGAAAGTCTGGCTGTTGCCATTGACAAGTTTAGATTCTACTGCTGCTAAACTTGTTCGTCAGATAAGTGTAGGACTAGTTCAGGAAGCACAGACAGTCCTGGAGGACTTCAGTGAGCTGGAAATGAGGTGCAACGATGccatgagaacaacaacagcacagcAGTTTCCTCAGATTGGCAAAAAACTTAGAAGTTTTAAGGAAATGTGCTCTGTGTTCAAACTAGAATTCCAACGAACTTTATCATTGAAACTTCCATCTAtacgaggaggaggtgaagaggaggctgtGCTTGCAGAGATACTGATGAAGAGACACTCATCTCCGTTCAACAGCAAAAACCTGACTGAGTGGATGGactgtaaagagagagaaatctcCATTTTAAAGTCTTTCACCaagatgatgaaaaacacaaagaccatCTCATCACAGAATGGTCTAGATGAGGAGATTCTCAGTGCAGAGCAGgtcctgtgttttgttttcacctcaCTGGGAAACGCTGAGTCATACCTCTCCGCTTTATCAAAATACTTAAAGGGAACCACAACACCTGACGACCCTCAAGATCCACAGACCTATGATGTAGAGAAGGAGCAGTGGTACCTTTCAAACAAAGTTCCTGATAAAATGAGGAAACAAGCAAAGCTCTTCAGTGATTTTGCAGAGGCCAACAAGGAGAACATGAACATAAAGTTCCTCATAGTGGGTTTGACAAATAAGACACAAAAAGGTTCAAGCATCTACCTTTATGATGAAGGCTCTTCTCTCAGTGAGAACTTTGAACCACCTTCAAAGCCTGAAAGTGTGAAAGCAAGTGACATAAACCACAACAGTGTGACCCTGAAGATCTCTCCACCCAGATCTGGAGCCGAGAACATCACGTCCTACTCTGTTGAGTACTCTGTCCATGGAGAGGATGGATGGACACAGAAGACGGCGTCAAAGGATGGAGACGTCACAGTGAGCGACCTGAGTCCTGACACAGAGTACGTGTTCAGATGCAGAGCTGTCACCTCAGTAGGTGTTGGACCAGTCAACGAGGTCAGTGGATACATTAGAACTCGGCCCTGCAGCCCTCCTGGAGAACCTCGAGTTGAACCAAACTCAAGTGAGATAACCGTTAGCTGGCAGAGACCTGCTGAGCTTGGACAAGATGTCCACATTCTGAGCTACATCGTGGAGTACGCCCAAGCAGACAAAGTGAGGAAAGCAGAAGATCTCCAGTGGAACCGAACAATGTCAGGAGCTGAGAAGGTGATCATATCAGAGCTTCTGTCAGAGACAGAGTATGTTGTCAGGGTCAGGTGTGACTGTGGTGCAGCTGGCAGAAGCAAGGAAAGCATCTCTGTGAACGTCTGCACAACAAAACGTCAATTTGCTCGTCTTGCAGATTACCTGAAACATACTAGCAAGACTAAAGATTGTGAATCCCCCTCAGTTTACAAACTGTCACTGAAAGAAGAAGATATTGATATAGATGGATGCAGAAGATATAACTTAGGTGAAGAAAGGATGAGGCAGAATCGTACTATCATGCTCCTCGGAGCGACCGGCTCAGGAAAGTCCACACTCATCAATGGGATTATCAACTACATTGTAGGTGTGGAGTGGAGGGACAATTTCAGATTTAAATTAATAGTGGAGGATCAGTGTAGATCACAAGCTGAGAGCCAGACTTCTGCAGTCACTGTGTACAAACTGAACCATCAGGAGGGGTTTAAAATCCCCTTCTCCCTGACTGTGGTGGACACTCCAGGGTTCGGGGATACGAGAGGAGTCGGAAGAGACAAGGAGATCACAGAACAAATCCGTAAGCTCTTCATCTCAGTCCATGGAGTCAGTGAGATTGACGCAGTGTGTTTCGTTACTCAGGCTTCTCTTGCACGACTGACAGCTACACAGAGATATGTCTTTGACTCTGTGCTGTCACTTTTTGGCAAAGATGTGGCAGAGAACATTGAGATGCTGGTGACTTTTGCAGATGGTAAGCAGCCACCAGTCCTTGAGGCAATCAACACCTCTGGAGTGCCATGTCCCAAAAATGACTTCGGACTTCCAGTTCACTTCAAGTTCAACAACTCGGCACTATTTGCAGACAACAGAGGCAGCAGTGACAGGGCCTGTGAGGAGGATTCAGATGATGATCACAACtttgatgaaatgttttggaACATGGGTTCCAAAAGTATGGAAAGGTTCTTCACTGCTTTGGgtaaaatgaaaaccaaaagCTTGCAAATGACCCAAGAGGTTCTAAAAGAGCGAAAACAACTTGAAACAGCCGTTGAAGGTCTTCAGCCGCAAGTGAAAGCTGGACTAGCAAAGCTTcagcaaattaaaacaaccaaagaaatgataaaacaacatgaatcaGTCATGACTTCAAATGAGAACTTTGAGATAGAGACGAACTTCATTCAGCCCGTCAAGAAACCGCTCACAAATCGTGGACAGTTCCTCACCAACTGCCAGAGATGTTCAATGACCTGCCACCAACCCTGTGCAATCGAAGAGGATGATAGAAAAAGTGGCTGTTCATCTATGGATAAGGACGGGAGGTGCACCGTCTGCCCTGGAAAATGCATTTGGAACGTACATTTCAACCAGACATACAGTTGGGAGTATGTTCCAGTGAAACAGAAGCAGACCCTTCAAGACATAAAGAGCAAGTACGAGAAAGCTAAGCAAGAAAAGTTCAGTGTTAAGGAACTGATCGAGAGGCAAGAGGAAGAGATCTGTCACCTTCAGGACATGATGGTGTCTCTCATGGATCAGTCAGCTAACTCCATAACTCGTCTGCAAGAGATTGCCCTGAGGCCGAACCCCCTGACCACCCCCGACTACATTGACATGCTGATTGAAGGAGAGAAGTCCGAGGCTAAGGAGGGCTACCAGGCTCGAATCAAGTCTTTGGAGACAATGAAGGACAGAGCAACAATCATCTCCAAGGTCGCCAAACGAGACAAACTTAACAAAACGGACGAGCAGTTGTCTGAAGAAAGGCAGGagaccaaagaaaagaaaggattGTTAAGTAAAGTGGTAAATTTCTTTGGGTTCTAA